One window of Myxococcales bacterium genomic DNA carries:
- a CDS encoding tetratricopeptide repeat protein, whose product MRLRTAVLLISMAAATSACGASRGDKVREAERTVRAEQTADKLLHRGKLFARVGDFTRASQYLNAALDAGAKREEVLPTLMRVYVVSGRFRTAIQLGEEELAQRPENHALRFLVGTMFSAIGREDLAREYFERVLLAQPKHAEAHYALAVLLRDGENDLVGADRHFREYLRLEPTGAHAEEARGSLLKDVP is encoded by the coding sequence ATGAGGCTGCGCACGGCGGTCTTGCTGATTTCGATGGCGGCGGCTACCTCCGCTTGCGGGGCTTCACGCGGCGACAAGGTGCGCGAAGCCGAACGCACGGTCCGCGCCGAGCAGACCGCCGACAAGCTGCTTCACCGGGGCAAGCTGTTCGCTCGAGTCGGCGATTTCACACGGGCCTCGCAGTACCTCAATGCCGCGCTCGACGCCGGTGCGAAGCGCGAAGAGGTTTTGCCCACGCTGATGCGGGTCTACGTGGTCAGCGGGCGCTTCCGGACCGCCATTCAGCTTGGTGAGGAAGAGCTGGCCCAGCGTCCAGAGAACCACGCTCTCCGGTTCCTGGTCGGCACCATGTTCTCGGCAATCGGCCGCGAGGACCTGGCTCGCGAGTACTTCGAACGCGTGCTGCTTGCTCAACCCAAACACGCCGAGGCGCATTATGCGCTCGCCGTCCTGCTCCGGGACGGGGAGAACGATCTGGTCGGTGCCGATCGACACTTCCGCGAATATCTCCGACTCGAGCCCACTGGCGCACACGCCGAAGAAGCGCGTGGCTCCTTGCTCAAGGACGTCCCGTGA
- a CDS encoding type II secretion system F family protein, producing MNAALSPELAVQLLKWSGVLLVFVGLLIGSWGSVADTQGPVMRYWQRYCASLERKLRLMFIWTPGQQIAIGQIVAGVVVLALHVGIGLDPYWWILMLIIIIAPSRYIEYLRTQRVLRLEDQIDGFLTALANSLKATPSVSNSFIGIQPLLPSPIREEVELCVKEMKVGSTLDQALLNMGGRINSRQLDTALSAVLIGRQLGGDLPRILDTTANTMREMIRLEGVVKSKTAEGKAQLWVLGAFPFVFAVVLNMMEPGFYDPLKKPVAGWAIAGFAGISWLVSIVLARKILSVDI from the coding sequence GTGAACGCAGCCCTCAGCCCAGAGCTCGCCGTACAGCTCCTGAAATGGTCAGGCGTTCTGCTGGTTTTTGTCGGCCTTTTGATCGGCAGCTGGGGTTCCGTCGCGGACACCCAGGGGCCGGTGATGCGCTACTGGCAGCGCTACTGCGCATCGCTCGAGCGCAAGCTGCGCCTGATGTTCATTTGGACTCCGGGGCAGCAGATCGCCATCGGGCAGATCGTCGCCGGAGTGGTGGTGTTGGCGTTGCACGTCGGGATCGGGCTCGACCCGTACTGGTGGATCTTGATGCTCATCATCATCATCGCGCCGTCCCGCTACATCGAATACCTGCGCACTCAGCGTGTGCTGCGACTCGAGGACCAGATCGACGGGTTCCTGACTGCGCTCGCCAACTCGCTGAAGGCGACCCCCAGTGTGTCCAACTCGTTCATCGGCATTCAGCCGCTCTTGCCATCGCCCATTCGCGAAGAGGTCGAGCTGTGCGTCAAAGAGATGAAGGTCGGAAGCACGCTCGACCAAGCGCTCTTGAACATGGGCGGCCGCATCAACAGCCGGCAGCTCGACACGGCGCTCTCGGCGGTGCTGATTGGCCGGCAACTGGGCGGTGACTTGCCGCGCATCTTGGACACGACCGCCAACACCATGCGCGAGATGATCCGCCTGGAAGGCGTGGTCAAGAGCAAGACTGCGGAAGGCAAGGCCCAGCTCTGGGTGCTCGGTGCGTTCCCGTTCGTCTTCGCCGTCGTGCTCAACATGATGGAACCGGGGTTCTACGATCCACTCAAGAAGCCGGTCGCGGGCTGGGCAATCGCGGGCTTTGCCGGCATTTCCTGGCTCGTTTCGATCGTGCTCGCCCGAAAGATATTGTCGGTCGACATATGA
- a CDS encoding long-chain-acyl-CoA synthetase: MATDLAAGFGEALDALKNTVVDVVRRRDDPLWRETILSALHTTPIAVRKTLPWLVRARDGRDESLERMLREHARVDPDALALEMDDQQLTWAELEERVARVAAVLDRDGVRKGDVVVLLGENSPSYLCVLFGISRLGATVSLINSHLEGAPLAHAIRVSNARLAVVQESLLERVRRLGEVGVTRLVSFDAGDLEDRMAKTSPLAARSSSDTSSDFVYIFTSGTTGLPKPCRVTHARSVLAGAAFGPLLFEFQPGDKLYSVLPLYHSSALLIGVGSCVMTRTPLAIRRSFSAKAFWPDVQRYRATAMLYIGELCRYLVNSPRSELERNNPIRVAVGNGLRADVWEEFRDRFQIAAIREFYSATEAPGIIANLTGKVGSVGHVPFRRLGALKLARYDVERDELVRDASGHCIECEPGEVGELLIKLKEVPRTALGEFRGYTDEAATKKKQLRDVFKPGDRFFRSGDLMRFDENDYFFFVDRIGDTYRWKGENVSTAEVAEVVSLAPGVQGATVSSVHVPGAEGQAGLAALEIDGEFDAGGFWQTAQGLPSYAQPRFVRIIERLNTTGTFKIQKMQLRSDGVDPTRVPDPLYLRTDEGYIRLTPERFADVVEGRIRL; encoded by the coding sequence ATGGCAACGGATCTAGCGGCGGGCTTCGGCGAAGCGTTGGACGCACTGAAGAACACGGTGGTCGACGTCGTGCGCCGCCGGGACGATCCCCTGTGGCGGGAGACGATCCTGTCCGCGCTGCATACCACGCCGATTGCCGTCAGGAAGACGCTGCCCTGGTTGGTGCGCGCTCGTGATGGTCGAGACGAGAGCCTGGAGCGCATGCTGCGCGAACACGCGCGCGTGGACCCAGATGCGCTCGCCCTCGAGATGGACGACCAACAGCTCACCTGGGCCGAGCTGGAAGAGCGGGTGGCGCGCGTCGCAGCCGTGCTGGACCGCGACGGCGTGCGCAAGGGCGACGTCGTGGTGCTTCTGGGAGAAAATTCCCCCAGCTACCTCTGCGTCCTGTTCGGCATTTCCCGGCTCGGCGCCACGGTGTCACTCATCAACAGCCACCTCGAGGGTGCACCCCTCGCTCACGCGATCCGCGTTTCGAACGCGCGCCTCGCGGTGGTGCAGGAGTCCCTCCTCGAGCGCGTGCGCCGACTCGGCGAGGTGGGAGTCACGCGCCTGGTCAGCTTCGATGCGGGCGATCTCGAGGACCGCATGGCGAAGACGTCGCCCCTCGCCGCGCGGAGCAGCTCGGACACGAGCAGCGACTTCGTCTACATCTTCACGTCCGGAACGACGGGCCTGCCGAAACCCTGCCGTGTCACCCACGCACGTTCGGTGCTGGCCGGCGCCGCGTTCGGCCCGCTGCTGTTCGAGTTTCAGCCTGGGGACAAGCTCTATTCGGTGCTGCCGCTCTACCACTCCAGCGCGCTCTTGATCGGCGTGGGCTCCTGCGTGATGACACGCACGCCGCTGGCGATTCGACGCAGCTTCAGCGCCAAGGCCTTCTGGCCGGACGTCCAGCGATATCGCGCGACCGCGATGCTCTACATCGGCGAGCTCTGCAGATACCTGGTCAACAGCCCCAGGTCCGAGCTCGAGCGCAACAATCCAATCCGCGTGGCGGTGGGCAACGGGCTGCGCGCCGATGTGTGGGAGGAGTTCCGGGATCGCTTCCAGATCGCGGCCATCCGTGAGTTCTACAGCGCGACCGAGGCCCCCGGCATCATCGCTAACTTGACCGGCAAGGTCGGGTCGGTTGGTCATGTCCCGTTCCGACGCCTGGGCGCGCTCAAGCTCGCCCGCTACGACGTTGAACGAGACGAGCTCGTGCGGGACGCGTCCGGACACTGCATCGAGTGCGAGCCGGGCGAAGTGGGAGAGCTGCTCATCAAGCTCAAGGAAGTGCCCCGCACCGCGCTCGGAGAATTCCGCGGTTACACCGACGAAGCCGCCACCAAGAAGAAGCAGCTGCGGGACGTGTTCAAGCCGGGCGACCGCTTCTTCCGCTCCGGTGACCTGATGCGCTTCGACGAAAACGACTACTTCTTCTTCGTCGATCGAATCGGCGACACGTACCGCTGGAAGGGCGAGAACGTCTCGACCGCCGAGGTCGCCGAGGTCGTCAGTCTGGCCCCGGGCGTGCAGGGCGCGACCGTCTCATCGGTTCACGTGCCGGGCGCGGAGGGGCAGGCTGGTCTGGCCGCGCTCGAGATCGACGGCGAGTTCGACGCCGGAGGTTTCTGGCAGACGGCCCAAGGCCTGCCGAGCTACGCCCAGCCGCGTTTCGTCCGCATCATCGAGCGATTGAACACGACCGGCACGTTCAAGATCCAGAAGATGCAACTTCGCTCGGATGGCGTCGATCCGACGCGAGTGCCGGATCCCCTGTATCTTCGGACCGACGAGGGATATATCCGTCTCACGCCCGAGCGCTTTGCCGATGTCGTAGAGGGACGCATCCGATTGTGA
- a CDS encoding type II secretion system F family protein, producing MKISYLEIRYVVILLLASAVACAVYAVASAPSRVASRLGMRGLRRLRALENSDQWRQIEPLVRWLGVRVSGILTEDQRAKLDKQLALAGDYLGITPEEYVGLSLLSFIGGALFGLIAGWMTGMGIVMVIIVAPLGAAVPYLQVSSASTLRMQQVNRGLPYAVDLLALAMSAGKDFPGAVRQVVEKSSDPDDALIEEFSRMLQELSIGRTRRQALLDFADRVPIETVQEFVNSVVQAEEKGNPLADVLQIQAGMSRMRRGVRAEQQAAKAGVQMIGPLALLLLCIIALILGPMFLKLGDQGADT from the coding sequence ATGAAGATCAGCTACCTGGAGATCCGCTACGTCGTCATTCTGCTCCTGGCGAGCGCGGTGGCTTGTGCGGTTTACGCAGTGGCGAGTGCGCCGTCGCGGGTGGCCAGCCGGCTCGGTATGCGCGGACTGCGGCGGCTGCGCGCGCTCGAGAACAGTGACCAGTGGCGGCAAATCGAGCCCTTGGTGCGCTGGCTCGGCGTGCGCGTCAGCGGCATCCTCACGGAAGATCAACGGGCGAAGCTGGACAAACAGCTCGCGTTGGCCGGGGACTACCTGGGCATCACCCCGGAAGAGTACGTCGGGCTGAGCCTGCTCTCGTTCATCGGGGGCGCCCTGTTCGGTCTCATCGCCGGCTGGATGACCGGCATGGGGATCGTGATGGTCATCATCGTCGCACCGCTGGGTGCGGCTGTGCCCTACCTTCAAGTCTCGAGCGCCTCGACGTTGCGGATGCAGCAGGTCAACCGCGGTCTACCCTACGCCGTCGATCTGCTGGCGCTGGCCATGAGCGCTGGTAAGGATTTCCCGGGCGCGGTGCGGCAGGTCGTGGAGAAATCCAGCGATCCCGACGACGCCCTGATCGAGGAGTTCAGCCGCATGCTGCAGGAGCTCAGCATCGGGCGGACTCGGCGGCAGGCGCTGCTCGATTTTGCGGACCGCGTGCCGATCGAGACCGTGCAGGAGTTCGTCAACTCGGTCGTGCAAGCCGAAGAGAAGGGCAATCCACTGGCCGACGTGCTGCAGATTCAAGCCGGAATGTCCCGCATGCGCCGCGGTGTCCGGGCCGAGCAGCAGGCCGCGAAAGCCGGCGTCCAGATGATCGGCCCGCTCGCGCTGCTGTTGCTCTGCATCATTGCGCTGATCCTGGGGCCGATGTTCCTCAAGCTCGGCGACCAAGGGGCCGATACCTGA
- a CDS encoding Tad domain-containing protein produces MNILDRFLHWVGRPEQRMRRCGADRGNLASDQSGAIMIAGVFMAALLAAGVFYIIGMGNAIVYRERIQDAADAVAYTSAGVHARGMNIIVFINLIMAALLAVLIMMRMLILMLGITIVACGICIAATIFCPLSPVCAAAMPTMVKMEQGLIKGANQYEKILDKVLPALSIFEKVVAMTTPYVGAYKGNKVSKAYKPLITTGVAISPSMVPFVPSSKKLGLPVEEMEWGKFCKKSAELAIENGLGWIPIPPVVTVLKAIAGAVSGTFSGYFCGGGGAKNIQDIMDNKIKEQVNNGCKNQKDDCADKVKSGNSYPQCTGDVDKDKATPCMSKFCTDLGGNLAEFNTANCKKEGTQAAKDKMNETGFDPKGGGIANTKNKTPKEIWSGAEHGSIWFQVFGFTGGDEKWPRNVDKGLAIATKTGQMPKVDAGWGNWRFGQAEFYFDDSGKWSDLKKECMWKMYWRARLRRFSVSGINLGQLGIGKVFDVVKKYVGGKWVDPAVNGGTSIILGGLGKDTYDKLAGKLKSTVTGALGKGIDNAIDGWVMPSWEVIH; encoded by the coding sequence ATGAATATCCTTGACCGCTTCCTCCACTGGGTTGGCCGCCCCGAACAGCGCATGCGGCGCTGCGGTGCGGATCGCGGCAATTTGGCCAGCGATCAGAGCGGCGCCATCATGATCGCCGGCGTCTTCATGGCCGCGCTCTTGGCCGCCGGCGTCTTCTACATCATCGGCATGGGCAACGCGATCGTGTATCGCGAGCGCATCCAGGACGCAGCCGACGCCGTCGCCTACACCTCCGCCGGTGTGCACGCGCGCGGCATGAACATCATCGTCTTCATCAACCTGATCATGGCTGCGCTCCTGGCCGTCTTGATCATGATGCGCATGCTCATTCTGATGCTGGGCATCACGATCGTGGCGTGCGGCATCTGTATCGCCGCCACCATTTTCTGCCCGCTCTCGCCAGTGTGCGCCGCCGCCATGCCGACCATGGTCAAGATGGAGCAGGGCCTGATCAAAGGGGCTAACCAGTACGAGAAGATCCTGGACAAGGTCCTGCCGGCACTCAGCATCTTCGAGAAGGTCGTGGCAATGACCACGCCCTACGTGGGTGCGTACAAAGGCAACAAGGTCTCGAAGGCCTACAAACCGCTGATCACGACTGGCGTGGCGATCAGTCCGTCGATGGTGCCCTTCGTGCCCTCATCCAAGAAGCTGGGGCTGCCGGTCGAGGAGATGGAGTGGGGCAAGTTCTGCAAGAAGAGCGCGGAGCTGGCCATCGAGAATGGCTTGGGTTGGATCCCCATCCCGCCCGTCGTGACGGTGTTGAAGGCGATCGCCGGCGCGGTGTCTGGCACGTTCAGCGGTTACTTCTGTGGTGGAGGGGGTGCGAAGAACATCCAAGACATCATGGACAACAAGATCAAAGAGCAGGTCAACAACGGCTGCAAGAATCAGAAAGATGACTGCGCGGACAAGGTCAAGAGCGGGAATTCCTACCCGCAGTGCACTGGAGACGTGGACAAGGACAAGGCCACGCCTTGCATGTCGAAGTTCTGCACGGATCTCGGTGGCAACTTGGCGGAGTTCAACACGGCGAACTGCAAAAAAGAGGGTACGCAGGCAGCCAAAGACAAGATGAACGAGACCGGCTTCGACCCCAAGGGTGGAGGCATCGCGAACACCAAGAACAAGACCCCGAAGGAGATCTGGTCGGGCGCCGAGCACGGCTCGATCTGGTTCCAGGTGTTCGGCTTCACGGGCGGCGACGAAAAGTGGCCGCGCAACGTGGACAAGGGTTTGGCCATCGCCACCAAGACCGGCCAGATGCCGAAGGTGGACGCGGGCTGGGGTAACTGGCGCTTCGGCCAGGCAGAGTTCTACTTCGACGACTCCGGCAAGTGGTCGGACTTGAAGAAGGAATGCATGTGGAAGATGTACTGGCGGGCGCGCCTCCGGCGCTTCTCGGTCAGTGGCATCAACCTGGGTCAGCTGGGCATCGGCAAGGTCTTCGACGTCGTCAAGAAGTACGTCGGCGGCAAGTGGGTCGACCCGGCGGTCAATGGTGGGACCAGCATCATCCTGGGTGGTCTCGGCAAGGACACCTACGACAAACTCGCCGGCAAGCTGAAGTCGACGGTGACGGGTGCGCTTGGCAAGGGGATCGACAACGCAATCGACGGTTGGGTGATGCCATCCTGGGAGGTCATCCATTGA
- the cpaB gene encoding Flp pilus assembly protein CpaB: MNKRALLISLVVGVVGVLLLLLYLSRFEQEASGGERVRLLMAMKAIDPGTSIQEDALTIREVPLAYVEDRAVKAVEKPKVVGLRVGTKVEANQTLMWTDLAIAADERRDLSSLVQPGARAVSIRAESGDKSFSMIQPGDYVDVIASMPGSDPDKRNAVVLLQKVLALAVGLETAPEKISDSKDERREMVLTLSVSLQEAQLLSLAAERGKLLVALRNPDDQTLLDGIPDMPSTALEDKVIRNNIQGARKTGPVELKAK; encoded by the coding sequence ATGAACAAGAGGGCATTGCTCATTTCGCTGGTGGTCGGCGTGGTAGGAGTCCTCTTACTCCTGCTGTATCTGTCGCGGTTCGAGCAGGAGGCGTCGGGCGGTGAGCGTGTTCGCCTGCTCATGGCGATGAAGGCCATCGATCCCGGCACCTCGATTCAGGAAGATGCGCTGACCATTCGGGAAGTTCCGCTGGCTTACGTGGAGGACCGAGCCGTCAAGGCGGTCGAGAAGCCGAAGGTCGTCGGGCTTCGAGTGGGCACCAAGGTCGAGGCCAACCAGACCCTCATGTGGACGGACCTGGCGATTGCGGCAGACGAGCGTCGTGACCTGAGCTCGCTCGTACAACCCGGCGCCCGTGCCGTTTCGATTCGCGCCGAGAGCGGTGACAAGAGCTTCTCGATGATCCAGCCCGGCGACTACGTCGATGTGATCGCGAGCATGCCCGGAAGCGACCCGGACAAGCGAAACGCGGTCGTGCTCTTGCAGAAGGTCCTGGCGCTGGCGGTGGGGCTCGAGACCGCGCCGGAGAAGATCAGTGACTCCAAGGACGAGCGGCGCGAGATGGTGCTGACTCTCAGCGTCAGCTTGCAGGAGGCGCAGCTGCTGTCGTTGGCGGCGGAGCGCGGCAAGCTATTGGTCGCGCTCCGGAATCCCGACGACCAGACCCTGCTCGACGGCATTCCCGACATGCCCTCCACGGCCCTCGAGGACAAAGTCATCCGAAACAACATCCAGGGAGCCCGGAAGACGGGTCCTGTCGAGCTCAAGGCGAAGTGA
- the tadA gene encoding Flp pilus assembly complex ATPase component TadA has translation MNVLVVIESQSGGKRTIQLRANGLLSIGRDPECGLRIKSDLISRQHAVVEFSGQAVRVEDRSTNGTLAGDQLLKKTSVWVPFGTPIVVGDHTLTFQSAGPPVREDLHEGTVRGGPQHPPPGQHRGPAMPAPTPLPAFASHPAHPTPHQSGPHHPPPHAPGGATLDMRRAPMHSQPPPADTTGRQGGTTTGQGGQTATVGRRKRSPEQEAVNELRREIHRQLIENLDLAALKSKQMDDPSMRPKVIGALRRIVDQMGTRLPHTVDRDRLVGELADEALGLGPLEHLLADPSVSEIMVVDPDTIYIERNGKIVLSDQHFTDDERVRAVIERIVTPLGRRIDESSPLVDARLKDGSRVNAVIKPIALRGSAITIRKFAKVPLTIEKLYSFNALSPQMGRFLTRSVIAKKNIIISGGTGSGKTTLLNILSAAIPDDERIVTIEDAAELQLVQPHVVSLETRPANMEGKGEYSIRDLLKNAMRMRPDRVVVGECRGGEALDMLQAMNTGHDGSLTTTHANSPTEALKRIETLCLMAGIDLPSRAVREQIAGSIHLVVQQSRFSDGSRRVSAISEVLGLDDELNFEIIPIYAFVRSGTGPKGEVLGAYKATGYLPSFLNDFILKGLIPKGGPYL, from the coding sequence ATGAACGTCCTCGTCGTCATCGAGTCACAATCGGGCGGCAAACGCACCATTCAGCTGCGGGCGAACGGACTACTATCCATCGGCCGCGATCCGGAGTGCGGCCTGCGGATCAAGAGTGACCTCATCTCGCGCCAGCACGCGGTGGTCGAGTTCAGTGGGCAAGCCGTGCGAGTGGAGGACCGCTCCACCAACGGCACTCTAGCTGGCGACCAGCTGCTGAAGAAGACCAGCGTCTGGGTGCCGTTTGGTACACCAATCGTCGTCGGTGATCACACCTTGACCTTTCAGTCGGCGGGGCCCCCGGTTCGGGAAGACCTGCACGAGGGCACGGTGCGAGGTGGCCCTCAGCACCCTCCGCCGGGTCAGCATCGCGGGCCCGCCATGCCAGCGCCGACGCCGCTGCCGGCGTTTGCCTCGCATCCGGCCCACCCGACACCCCATCAGAGCGGTCCGCATCATCCGCCGCCGCATGCTCCGGGTGGGGCCACGCTGGACATGCGGCGTGCGCCGATGCACTCGCAGCCGCCGCCGGCTGACACGACCGGGCGTCAGGGGGGAACCACCACCGGACAGGGCGGGCAGACCGCGACGGTTGGGCGGCGCAAACGCAGCCCCGAGCAGGAGGCGGTCAACGAGCTGAGGCGGGAGATCCACCGGCAGCTGATCGAGAACCTGGATCTCGCTGCGCTCAAGTCCAAACAAATGGACGACCCGTCCATGCGCCCCAAGGTGATCGGCGCGCTGCGGCGCATCGTCGATCAGATGGGTACGCGACTTCCTCACACCGTCGATCGGGATCGGCTGGTTGGTGAACTGGCAGACGAGGCACTCGGGCTCGGCCCGCTCGAACACTTGCTCGCGGACCCGAGCGTTTCCGAAATCATGGTGGTGGATCCAGACACGATCTACATCGAGCGTAACGGCAAGATTGTGCTGTCGGATCAACATTTCACCGACGACGAGCGCGTGCGCGCAGTGATCGAGCGCATCGTCACGCCGCTCGGGCGCCGAATCGACGAGTCGTCGCCGCTGGTCGATGCCCGCTTGAAAGACGGCTCCCGCGTGAACGCCGTGATCAAGCCCATCGCCCTGCGCGGCTCGGCCATCACGATTCGAAAGTTCGCCAAGGTACCGCTCACGATCGAGAAGCTCTACAGCTTCAACGCCTTGAGCCCGCAAATGGGCCGATTTCTCACCCGCAGTGTGATCGCCAAGAAGAACATCATCATCTCCGGCGGTACCGGCAGCGGCAAGACGACGCTCCTCAACATCTTGTCCGCGGCCATTCCGGACGACGAGCGCATCGTGACCATCGAGGACGCGGCCGAGCTGCAGCTCGTCCAGCCCCACGTCGTGTCGCTCGAGACCCGCCCTGCGAACATGGAGGGCAAGGGTGAGTACTCGATCCGCGATCTGCTCAAGAACGCCATGCGTATGCGTCCGGACCGGGTGGTCGTGGGAGAGTGCCGTGGTGGAGAGGCGCTCGACATGTTGCAGGCGATGAACACCGGCCATGACGGTTCGCTGACGACGACGCACGCGAACTCTCCGACCGAAGCGCTGAAGCGCATCGAGACACTGTGTTTGATGGCGGGCATCGATCTGCCGTCCCGCGCCGTGCGAGAGCAGATCGCCGGCAGCATTCACCTGGTGGTGCAGCAGTCGCGCTTCTCGGATGGGTCCCGAAGGGTGTCGGCGATCTCCGAGGTGCTCGGGCTGGACGACGAGCTCAACTTCGAGATCATCCCGATCTACGCCTTCGTGCGCTCGGGCACGGGGCCGAAGGGAGAGGTGCTCGGCGCCTACAAGGCTACCGGCTATTTGCCCAGCTTCCTCAACGACTTCATCCTGAAGGGATTGATTCCGAAGGGAGGACCGTACCTGTGA
- a CDS encoding pilus assembly protein N-terminal domain-containing protein, producing MKRVWQVSVALCLAAGVTLTAIPALAQDDSAGSPDAEGQNELTLVVGENKTLPATGVKNYSEGVKGIVEVKLTTDNAKFVVAGKKPGTTTLLLINKDDSTVTWVINVFSRAPEAVRRELQQLLGEMPGVRVRRVGSRFFIEGGVANEGDVKRIEKIAALYPGQVESLVVAGGGGVADRKVNIRIDFFFIRYDKTSGYNVGVDWPSRIGGPGVVESEFTYDFLAGTATTAEASVVNQPLPALDVASRRGWAKVLKQSTVITVNGTKASWESGGEQNFPIASGLSANIKEIAFGTKVEVLPRLDEQTGELEVQVDADVSDLTPPVEATNLPGRNISKLKTLVRLKLGQSLVLSGIRTTNRRHDIRGLPILSEIPVIGVLFGSHRDSAEDVEGALFIIPTAVESVPKPAIEIVNGALSQFEEYSGDIEAVNAYNKRPSQWRKVNK from the coding sequence ATGAAACGAGTTTGGCAAGTCTCCGTTGCACTGTGCCTGGCCGCAGGCGTCACACTGACCGCAATCCCCGCGTTGGCCCAGGATGACTCGGCGGGCTCACCGGATGCGGAAGGTCAAAACGAACTGACCCTGGTCGTCGGTGAGAACAAGACGCTACCTGCGACCGGAGTGAAGAACTACTCCGAAGGCGTCAAGGGCATCGTCGAGGTCAAGCTGACCACCGACAACGCCAAGTTCGTGGTGGCCGGCAAGAAGCCGGGGACGACGACTCTCTTGTTGATCAACAAGGACGACTCGACGGTGACCTGGGTCATCAACGTGTTCTCGCGCGCGCCGGAAGCCGTGAGGAGGGAGCTGCAGCAGCTCCTGGGAGAGATGCCCGGTGTGCGGGTGCGTCGTGTTGGTTCGCGGTTCTTCATCGAGGGCGGTGTGGCCAACGAAGGGGACGTGAAGCGCATCGAGAAGATCGCGGCGCTGTATCCCGGCCAAGTCGAGTCGTTGGTGGTGGCCGGCGGCGGAGGCGTTGCCGATCGCAAGGTCAACATCCGCATCGATTTCTTCTTCATCCGCTACGACAAGACGTCCGGCTACAACGTCGGCGTGGATTGGCCCTCTCGCATCGGCGGGCCCGGCGTGGTCGAAAGCGAGTTCACCTACGATTTCTTGGCCGGCACGGCGACGACCGCCGAGGCATCGGTGGTCAATCAGCCGCTCCCTGCGCTCGACGTGGCGTCGCGGCGCGGTTGGGCCAAGGTGCTGAAGCAGTCCACGGTGATCACCGTCAACGGCACGAAGGCCTCCTGGGAGTCCGGTGGGGAGCAGAACTTCCCCATCGCCTCGGGACTCAGCGCCAACATCAAGGAGATCGCCTTCGGAACCAAGGTGGAGGTCTTGCCTCGACTCGACGAACAGACGGGCGAGCTCGAGGTTCAGGTCGACGCCGACGTGTCCGACCTGACTCCGCCGGTCGAGGCGACCAACCTTCCTGGCCGCAACATCTCCAAGCTGAAGACGCTCGTGCGCCTCAAGCTCGGTCAGTCCCTGGTCTTGTCCGGAATTCGCACGACCAACCGTCGCCACGACATTCGGGGGTTGCCGATCTTGAGTGAAATTCCCGTGATTGGCGTGCTCTTCGGCTCACACCGAGATTCGGCGGAGGACGTCGAAGGCGCGCTGTTCATCATTCCGACGGCGGTCGAGTCCGTTCCCAAACCGGCAATCGAGATCGTCAATGGCGCGCTCAGTCAGTTCGAGGAATACTCAGGGGACATCGAGGCCGTGAACGCCTACAACAAGCGTCCTTCACAGTGGCGCAAGGTGAACAAGTAG
- a CDS encoding Flp family type IVb pilin has translation MDKIRQLIQDKRGANMVEYIIVVAVIALIAIAAFRTFGNNLNSKTNEKAGQINAL, from the coding sequence ATGGACAAGATTCGGCAGCTGATTCAAGACAAGCGTGGCGCGAACATGGTCGAGTACATCATCGTGGTGGCTGTCATCGCGCTGATCGCAATTGCCGCGTTCCGCACGTTCGGCAACAACCTCAACAGCAAGACCAACGAGAAGGCCGGTCAGATCAACGCACTGTGA
- a CDS encoding prepilin peptidase — MYGEQYFLLAAVLVTGLSAWFDWRTGEIPNWLTLGPMAIAPLAHAGFGLAREGWGAAGQGFALSIVGVITCGVIPIFLYRSGAIGGGDVKLLGAMGALLRPMTGIEMEMYSFIVAALYAPVRLAYEGKLLRTLGNSVLLVRNVFVPKDKRKELTTEMMSELRFGPSIFVATLISVLLHWRV; from the coding sequence ATGTACGGCGAGCAATACTTTCTACTTGCCGCAGTTCTCGTGACCGGGCTCTCGGCCTGGTTCGACTGGCGCACAGGCGAGATCCCAAACTGGTTGACGCTCGGGCCAATGGCCATCGCACCCCTCGCTCACGCCGGCTTCGGTCTGGCGCGGGAGGGCTGGGGCGCGGCAGGGCAGGGCTTCGCTTTGTCGATCGTCGGAGTCATCACATGTGGAGTGATACCGATCTTCTTGTATCGCTCAGGAGCAATTGGAGGAGGTGACGTCAAGCTACTAGGGGCCATGGGAGCACTGCTCAGACCAATGACAGGCATCGAAATGGAGATGTACTCCTTCATCGTTGCCGCGCTCTACGCCCCGGTGAGATTGGCCTACGAAGGCAAGCTGCTCAGGACCCTAGGAAACAGCGTGTTGCTCGTACGCAACGTGTTCGTTCCGAAGGACAAGCGGAAGGAGCTGACGACGGAGATGATGTCGGAGCTCCGATTTGGGCCTTCGATATTCGTGGCGACCCTCATATCGGTGCTGTTGCACTGGAGGGTGTAG